One Euphorbia lathyris chromosome 1, ddEupLath1.1, whole genome shotgun sequence DNA segment encodes these proteins:
- the LOC136221636 gene encoding uncharacterized protein isoform X1, with amino-acid sequence MVDRYWIGFCLVLSCLLQVLDASAGDADPVYRACMGQCEKTGCVGTKCFPHCKFSSDGVSIDGPWYMQEPLYLQWKHWDCQGDCRYQCMLDREKEREASGHGPVKYHGKWPFKRVYGIQEPVSVAFSALNLAMHFHGWLSFFILLYYKLPLTQDRKAYYEYAGLWHIYGLLSMNSWFWSAVFHSRDVDLTEKLDYSSAVALLGYSLLLAILRSFNVRVEAARVMVAAPLLAFVTTHILFINFYELDYGWNMKVCVVMAVAQLLIWAIWAGITRHPSRWKLWVVVVGGGLAMLLEIYDFPPYKGFVDAHALWHATTIPLTYIWWSFIRDDAEFRTTNLLKKAK; translated from the exons GGCCTGCATGGGACAATGTGAAAAAACTGGATGTGTCGGAACAAAGTGTTTTCCCCACTGCAAATTTTCCTCTGATGGTGTCTCAATTGATGGTCCATGGTACATGCAAGAACCTCTTTACTTGCAATGGAAACACTGGGATTGCCAAGGTGATTGCCGTTACCAGTGCATGCTTgatagagaaaaagaaagagaagcaTCTGGTCATGGCCCTGTCAAGTACCATGGTAAATGGCCCTTTAAGCGTGTATATGGAATTCAG GAGCCCGTCTCTGTAGCTTTCTCTGCCCTCAACCTTGCAATGCATTTTCATGGCTGGCTGTCATTTTTCATTCTTTTGTACTATAAGTTGCCTCTAACACAAGATAGGAAGGCATACTACGAATATGCTGGTCTATGGCACATCTATGGGCTCTTATCAATGAATTCCTGGTTCTGGAGTGCTGTTTTTCACAGTCG AGATGTGGACTTGACAGAGAAACTGGACTACTCTTCTGCCGTGGCATTACTCGGTTACTCGCTCCTTCTGGCAATACTACGAAGCTTCAATGTAAGGGTTGAAGCAGCAAGGGTTATGGTTGCTGCTCCATTGCTTGCATTTGTAACTACTCATATATTGTTCATCAACTTCTACGAGCTAGACTACG GGTGGAACATGAAAGTTTGTGTTGTCATGGCGGTGGCTCAGCTTCTCATTTGGGCGATTTGGGCTGGCATCACCCGCCATCCTTCTCGCTGGAAGTTGTGGGTCGTGGTTGTAGGAGGCGGTCTCGCAATGCTCTTAGAAATCTACGACTTCCCTCCGTACAAAGGATTCGTTGATGCTCACGCTCTCTGGCACGCAACCACTATCCCTCTTACCTACATTTGGTGGAGTTTCATCCGGGACGATGCTGAATTCCGAACCACAAACCTTCTCAAAAAGGCGAAGTAG
- the LOC136221636 gene encoding uncharacterized protein isoform X2 codes for MVSQLMVHGTCKNLFTCNGNTGIAKVIAVTSACLIEKKKEKHLVMALSSTMVNGPLSVYMEFRFGFQYEPVSVAFSALNLAMHFHGWLSFFILLYYKLPLTQDRKAYYEYAGLWHIYGLLSMNSWFWSAVFHSRDVDLTEKLDYSSAVALLGYSLLLAILRSFNVRVEAARVMVAAPLLAFVTTHILFINFYELDYGWNMKVCVVMAVAQLLIWAIWAGITRHPSRWKLWVVVVGGGLAMLLEIYDFPPYKGFVDAHALWHATTIPLTYIWWSFIRDDAEFRTTNLLKKAK; via the exons ATGGTGTCTCAATTGATGGTCCATGGTACATGCAAGAACCTCTTTACTTGCAATGGAAACACTGGGATTGCCAAGGTGATTGCCGTTACCAGTGCATGCTTgatagagaaaaagaaagagaagcaTCTGGTCATGGCCCTGTCAAGTACCATGGTAAATGGCCCTTTAAGCGTGTATATGGAATTCAGGTTCGGTTTTCAATAT GAGCCCGTCTCTGTAGCTTTCTCTGCCCTCAACCTTGCAATGCATTTTCATGGCTGGCTGTCATTTTTCATTCTTTTGTACTATAAGTTGCCTCTAACACAAGATAGGAAGGCATACTACGAATATGCTGGTCTATGGCACATCTATGGGCTCTTATCAATGAATTCCTGGTTCTGGAGTGCTGTTTTTCACAGTCG AGATGTGGACTTGACAGAGAAACTGGACTACTCTTCTGCCGTGGCATTACTCGGTTACTCGCTCCTTCTGGCAATACTACGAAGCTTCAATGTAAGGGTTGAAGCAGCAAGGGTTATGGTTGCTGCTCCATTGCTTGCATTTGTAACTACTCATATATTGTTCATCAACTTCTACGAGCTAGACTACG GGTGGAACATGAAAGTTTGTGTTGTCATGGCGGTGGCTCAGCTTCTCATTTGGGCGATTTGGGCTGGCATCACCCGCCATCCTTCTCGCTGGAAGTTGTGGGTCGTGGTTGTAGGAGGCGGTCTCGCAATGCTCTTAGAAATCTACGACTTCCCTCCGTACAAAGGATTCGTTGATGCTCACGCTCTCTGGCACGCAACCACTATCCCTCTTACCTACATTTGGTGGAGTTTCATCCGGGACGATGCTGAATTCCGAACCACAAACCTTCTCAAAAAGGCGAAGTAG